In one Roseofilum capinflatum BLCC-M114 genomic region, the following are encoded:
- a CDS encoding response regulator transcription factor encodes MSSHILVIEDEAKLARFVELELQYEGYQVTLAGDGLTGLTRIRELQPDLVILDWMLPGLSGIDLCRRLRNTGTDVPVILLTAKDEVGDRVAGLDSGADDYLVKPFDIEELLARVRVQLRRTQKPDRERLEFAELQLDRRSREVKRGDRAIELTAKEFDLLEYLLMHPRQVLTRDQILEQVWGYDFMGDSNIIEVYVRYLRLKLEANQEKRLIQTVRGVGYVLRE; translated from the coding sequence ATGAGTTCCCATATCCTGGTGATTGAAGACGAAGCCAAACTCGCTCGTTTTGTGGAATTAGAACTGCAATATGAAGGATATCAGGTCACTCTTGCCGGGGATGGGTTGACAGGATTAACCCGCATTCGAGAACTACAACCGGATTTGGTGATTCTCGATTGGATGTTACCGGGATTAAGTGGGATCGATTTGTGTCGTCGTCTCCGGAATACGGGGACGGATGTTCCGGTAATTTTATTAACGGCTAAAGATGAAGTAGGCGATCGCGTCGCTGGATTAGATTCAGGTGCAGATGATTATTTGGTCAAACCCTTTGATATTGAGGAACTCTTAGCTAGGGTACGGGTGCAACTGCGACGGACGCAAAAACCCGATCGAGAGCGGTTAGAGTTTGCTGAACTTCAGTTAGACCGAAGATCGCGAGAAGTCAAACGGGGCGATCGGGCGATCGAGCTAACCGCCAAAGAATTTGATTTGTTAGAATATTTGCTGATGCATCCCCGGCAAGTCCTCACCCGCGACCAGATTTTAGAACAGGTTTGGGGCTACGATTTTATGGGCGATTCCAACATTATTGAGGTCTATGTTCGTTATCTGCGCTTAAAGTTAGAAGCCAATCAGGAAAAACGCCTCATTCAAACCGTGCGCGGTGTCGGCTACGTTTTACGAGAATAA